One window of the Chryseobacterium shigense genome contains the following:
- a CDS encoding polyprenol monophosphomannose synthase, giving the protein MKKLVIIPTYNEKENIENIISAVFALEDDFHILVVDDSSPDGTADIVRELQKQFSHYLHLSVRHIKDGLGKAYIHGFKWAIENKYDYIFEMDADFSHNPNDLPKLFEACLNADMAIGSRYSKGVNVVNWPMGRVLLSYFASKYVRFILGLPIHDTTAGFVCFSRKVLEEIGLDNVRLKGYGFQIEMKFRAFKKGFKIVEVPIIFTNRILGESKMNGGIIHEAVFGVLNLKWKSIINRL; this is encoded by the coding sequence ATGAAAAAACTCGTCATTATCCCTACATATAACGAAAAGGAAAATATTGAAAATATTATTTCCGCGGTTTTTGCATTGGAGGACGATTTTCATATTCTGGTTGTGGATGACTCTTCTCCGGATGGAACGGCTGATATCGTAAGAGAGCTGCAAAAACAGTTTTCCCATTATCTTCATCTTTCGGTAAGGCATATAAAAGACGGTTTGGGAAAAGCATATATTCACGGGTTTAAATGGGCTATCGAAAATAAATACGATTACATTTTTGAAATGGATGCCGATTTCTCCCACAATCCGAATGATCTGCCCAAGCTTTTTGAAGCCTGTTTAAATGCTGATATGGCAATAGGATCACGTTATTCAAAAGGAGTAAATGTAGTGAACTGGCCAATGGGCCGCGTGCTGCTTTCTTATTTTGCCTCTAAATATGTAAGATTTATTTTAGGGCTTCCGATTCATGATACAACGGCAGGCTTTGTCTGTTTTTCAAGGAAAGTTCTTGAAGAGATTGGATTAGATAATGTAAGGCTTAAAGGATACGGCTTCCAGATTGAAATGAAATTCAGGGCTTTTAAAAAAGGTTTTAAAATTGTAGAAGTTCCTATTATATTTACCAACAGAATTTTAGGAGAAAGCAAAATGAACGGAGGTATCATTCATGAAGCTGTATTTGGAGTTTTAAATTTAAAATGGAAATCAATAATCAACAGATTATGA
- a CDS encoding DUF4296 domain-containing protein, producing the protein MKKLVFIFVMLCMFSCGDYIDKPKNLIEPEKMAEILADLAITDQAVIIYPNKNLEAGTRFVLKTHNIKSEDFVESFKYYVIKDKMKNIAEDAQKIVLKKDPKANKYIQDKLKKSGVTPVLNR; encoded by the coding sequence ATGAAAAAACTGGTCTTCATTTTCGTTATGCTGTGCATGTTCTCATGCGGCGACTATATCGATAAGCCCAAAAATCTCATCGAGCCTGAAAAAATGGCTGAGATTCTTGCTGATCTTGCCATTACAGACCAGGCGGTTATTATATATCCAAACAAAAATTTAGAGGCAGGAACAAGATTTGTGCTTAAGACACACAATATAAAGTCCGAAGATTTTGTAGAAAGCTTCAAATACTATGTCATTAAAGACAAAATGAAAAATATTGCGGAAGACGCACAGAAAATAGTATTGAAAAAAGATCCTAAAGCAAATAAATATATCCAGGATAAACTGAAAAAAAGCGGCGTTACTCCTGTTTTAAACAGATAA
- the tgt gene encoding tRNA guanosine(34) transglycosylase Tgt: MKFFNIEKTSEGKARAGEITTDHGKIQTPIFMPVGTVASVKTVHQRELKEDIKAQIILGNTYHLYLRPTMDIMQEAGGLHKFMNWDLPILTDSGGFQVFSLSKSRKMSEEGVKFKSHIDGSYHMFTPEKSMEIQRQIGADIFMAFDECTPYPCEYNQAKTSMELTHRWLKRCIDWTEENKEIYGHKQRLFPIVQGSTYSDLRKISAEVISEAGAEGNAIGGLSVGEPEEEMYRITDEVTDILPKDKPRYLMGVGTPWNILESIGLGIDMMDCVMPTRNARNAMLFTWQGVMNLKNEKWKRDFSPLDEFGTSYVDREYTKAYLRHLFVSKEYLAKQIASVHNLAFYLDLVKVAREHIIAGDFYEWKKSVVPVLRQRL; the protein is encoded by the coding sequence ATGAAATTTTTTAATATAGAAAAAACCTCTGAAGGAAAAGCAAGAGCAGGAGAGATCACAACCGATCACGGAAAGATCCAGACGCCCATCTTTATGCCTGTAGGAACTGTAGCCAGTGTGAAAACAGTTCATCAGAGAGAATTAAAAGAAGACATTAAAGCCCAGATTATCCTGGGAAATACATACCACCTGTATCTTCGTCCTACCATGGATATTATGCAGGAAGCAGGAGGACTGCACAAATTCATGAACTGGGACCTGCCTATCCTTACTGATTCAGGAGGGTTTCAGGTATTTTCGCTTTCCAAAAGCAGAAAAATGTCTGAAGAAGGAGTGAAGTTCAAATCCCATATCGATGGAAGTTATCACATGTTTACTCCTGAAAAGTCAATGGAAATCCAGAGACAGATCGGGGCAGATATTTTCATGGCTTTCGATGAATGTACCCCTTATCCTTGCGAATACAATCAGGCCAAAACATCCATGGAGCTTACTCATAGATGGCTGAAAAGATGTATCGACTGGACAGAAGAAAATAAAGAAATTTACGGGCACAAACAAAGACTTTTCCCGATTGTTCAGGGTTCTACCTATTCAGATCTCAGAAAAATTTCAGCTGAAGTGATTTCCGAAGCCGGAGCAGAAGGAAACGCAATCGGTGGACTTTCCGTAGGAGAGCCGGAAGAAGAAATGTACAGAATTACCGATGAGGTAACGGATATTCTTCCAAAAGACAAACCAAGATACCTCATGGGTGTAGGAACTCCCTGGAACATCCTTGAATCCATCGGCCTGGGCATTGATATGATGGATTGTGTAATGCCCACCAGAAATGCAAGAAATGCAATGCTTTTCACCTGGCAGGGTGTCATGAATCTTAAAAATGAAAAATGGAAGCGTGATTTTTCTCCTCTCGATGAATTTGGAACAAGTTATGTAGACAGAGAATATACAAAAGCATATTTACGCCATTTATTTGTGTCAAAAGAATATCTTGCAAAACAGATCGCTTCCGTACACAATCTGGCATTTTATTTAGACCTTGTAAAAGTAGCCAGAGAACATATCATAGCAGGTGATTTCTATGAATGGAAAAAATCTGTAGTGCCTGTTCTCAGACAAAGACTTTAA
- a CDS encoding LptF/LptG family permease: MKIIDRYIIKKYLGTFSFMLILLSIVVLVIDVQQKIPRIENAKALDPKLDLMYFLLNFYPFWIINLVVTFLSILVFISVIYFTSRMANNTEIVAVISSGASFHRFAKPYLYTSLFIAMISLLVNHMVLPWANIKKNELEAYTYNAANKEKILGTGPASAQLSKTEYIFVNSWNKRETRGSGFVYQKFDKVRKMTYELKASEVYWDKAKKQFILTNYLEKTVNKDNTEKLGNGVEIRKSYGHSPEELFPNELLGQNKTTPELIKFINREKEKGNSNLNSYLNEFHQRTSMPVSIIILTFLALSLASQKKRGGLGVNLAIGISLAFVFVFSFEALKVVSENKSLSPAVAMWLPNMVFFPLTLYLYLKRANQ, from the coding sequence ATCAAAATTATAGACAGATATATCATTAAAAAATACCTTGGAACATTCAGTTTCATGCTGATATTGCTGTCTATAGTTGTACTGGTGATCGATGTTCAGCAGAAAATCCCAAGAATAGAAAATGCAAAAGCCTTAGATCCCAAACTGGATTTAATGTATTTCCTGCTTAATTTCTATCCCTTCTGGATCATTAACCTTGTAGTGACGTTTCTTTCCATTCTGGTATTCATTTCCGTGATTTATTTCACTTCTAGAATGGCGAATAATACTGAGATTGTAGCAGTAATAAGCAGCGGAGCCAGTTTCCACAGATTTGCTAAACCTTATCTGTATACTTCGCTTTTCATTGCCATGATATCCCTTCTGGTCAATCATATGGTGCTTCCGTGGGCCAATATTAAGAAAAATGAGCTGGAAGCCTATACCTATAATGCAGCAAACAAAGAAAAAATTCTGGGAACCGGTCCTGCATCTGCCCAGTTAAGCAAAACAGAATATATTTTCGTGAACTCCTGGAATAAAAGAGAAACCAGAGGTTCAGGCTTTGTCTATCAGAAATTTGATAAAGTCCGGAAAATGACCTACGAGCTTAAAGCATCCGAAGTATACTGGGATAAAGCCAAAAAACAGTTTATCCTTACCAACTATCTGGAAAAAACGGTTAATAAAGATAATACTGAAAAGCTGGGGAATGGTGTGGAAATAAGGAAAAGTTACGGGCATTCCCCTGAAGAACTTTTCCCGAACGAATTGCTCGGACAAAATAAAACCACTCCCGAACTTATAAAATTTATCAACAGAGAAAAAGAGAAAGGAAACAGCAATCTGAATTCTTACCTTAATGAGTTCCATCAGAGAACTTCCATGCCTGTTTCCATTATTATATTAACCTTCCTTGCGCTTTCGCTGGCTTCCCAGAAAAAAAGAGGAGGCCTTGGGGTTAACCTGGCAATAGGTATTTCCCTGGCATTTGTTTTCGTTTTCTCTTTCGAGGCATTAAAAGTAGTTTCCGAGAATAAAAGCCTTTCGCCGGCTGTTGCTATGTGGCTGCCTAATATGGTTTTCTTTCCGCTTACCTTATACCTTTACCTGAAAAGAGCCAATCAGTAG
- a CDS encoding biotin--[acetyl-CoA-carboxylase] ligase, with product MGQLFYLKECSSTNDEISKFLLYENSDFIALHTFNQTKGRGQYGNTWAAVAGKNIAYTLAVKAQSILLSDFIFNYYTAVAIRDFLANLTDHDVKIKWPNDIILKNKKIVGILIEKKKVNQNNYFIIGAGFNVLQDHFDEISHAGSLLTQTGQAYHLDEFVLNLHEYLSEKLKNIPSEEEIIEQFNRNLYRRNEISVFEIEKERQNGIIRNADEKGELWIELERYGLQSFYHKEIRLLY from the coding sequence ATGGGTCAATTATTTTATTTAAAAGAGTGTTCTTCTACTAATGACGAAATATCTAAGTTTTTACTTTACGAAAATTCAGATTTTATAGCTTTACACACATTTAATCAAACTAAAGGCCGCGGACAGTACGGAAACACATGGGCGGCAGTGGCCGGAAAAAATATTGCGTATACGCTGGCTGTTAAGGCTCAAAGCATTCTGCTCTCAGATTTTATATTCAATTACTATACCGCGGTTGCTATTCGGGATTTCCTTGCCAATTTGACTGATCATGATGTAAAGATAAAATGGCCGAATGACATTATCCTTAAAAATAAAAAAATCGTCGGAATCCTGATTGAAAAGAAAAAAGTCAATCAGAATAATTATTTTATCATAGGAGCAGGCTTCAATGTTCTGCAGGATCATTTTGACGAAATATCGCATGCAGGATCACTTCTTACCCAGACAGGACAGGCTTATCATCTTGATGAATTTGTATTGAATCTTCACGAATATCTTTCTGAAAAACTGAAAAACATTCCATCCGAAGAGGAGATTATCGAGCAGTTCAACCGTAATTTATACCGTAGAAATGAAATTTCTGTCTTCGAGATTGAAAAAGAGAGACAAAATGGCATTATCCGGAATGCGGACGAAAAGGGAGAGCTCTGGATAGAACTTGAAAGATACGGCTTACAATCTTTCTATCACAAAGAGATCAGGCTACTCTACTGA
- the rsfS gene encoding ribosome silencing factor, with the protein MNKTAEKQALIDKIVEALQDVKGEDIMIFDLSKIENSVAETFIICSGNSNTQVSALAGSVEKKVRNDLKDRPWHVEGTENSMWVLVDYVTVVVHIFQKEVREYYDIEELWGDAAITKIENEY; encoded by the coding sequence ATGAATAAAACAGCAGAAAAGCAGGCACTAATAGATAAAATTGTTGAAGCCCTTCAGGACGTAAAAGGTGAAGATATCATGATTTTTGATCTTTCGAAAATTGAAAATTCTGTAGCGGAAACTTTTATTATTTGCAGCGGAAACTCAAATACACAGGTTTCTGCATTGGCAGGTAGTGTTGAGAAAAAAGTAAGAAACGATCTTAAAGATAGACCCTGGCATGTAGAGGGTACCGAAAACTCAATGTGGGTTTTGGTAGATTACGTAACGGTTGTAGTGCATATTTTCCAGAAAGAAGTACGTGAATATTACGATATTGAAGAACTTTGGGGAGATGCGGCAATCACCAAAATTGAAAATGAATATTAA
- the ftsH gene encoding ATP-dependent zinc metalloprotease FtsH, translating to MNNKGFNWFFPIAIVALLLFFGSNFLGGDSAKSIDEDAFFREMQAGKVQNVIIYKDTEKADVFLTKAAKTAMVSKSANQNNPLSAFDMAPKADFSVKYGDLQLFLQKFDQIKATNAAIKTTKDYGAGKNPFMDILVSALIWIAILGLFYFLLFRKMGGGGGPGGQIFSIGKSKAKLFDEKERIQVTFKDVAGLEGAKEEVQEVVDFLKNSEKYTKLGGKIPKGVLLVGPPGTGKTLLAKAVAGEAKVPFFSLSGSDFVEMFVGVGASRVRDLFAQAKAKSPAIIFIDEIDAIGRARGKNNFSGGNDERENTLNQLLTEMDGFGTDVNVIVMAATNRADILDKALMRAGRFDRSIYVDLPELHERKEIFDVHLKKIKLDENVDRDFLAKQTPGFSGADIANVCNEAALIAARNSHTSVTKQDFLDAVDRIIGGLEKKNMAIKPSEKRRVAYHEAGHATISWLVEHASPLLKVTIVPRGRSLGAAWYLPEERQLTTTEQMLDEMCATLGGRAAEQVIFNNISTGALSDLETVTKRAQAMVTIYGLSPNIGNISYYDSSGQSEYSFGKPYSEETATKIDAEIKSIIENQYDRAVKILEENKDKLDALANKLLEKEVIFREDLEDIFGKRAWDPELTEKPVTNTIPQKDIETPEVPEIKEKEQGSEIQAPESPSQL from the coding sequence ATGAACAATAAAGGATTCAACTGGTTTTTTCCAATTGCAATCGTGGCTCTTTTGTTATTTTTCGGCTCCAATTTTTTAGGGGGCGACAGTGCAAAATCTATTGATGAGGATGCTTTCTTTAGGGAAATGCAGGCAGGAAAGGTCCAAAACGTTATCATATACAAAGACACAGAGAAAGCAGATGTTTTCCTGACAAAAGCAGCAAAGACGGCAATGGTCAGCAAATCGGCCAACCAGAATAATCCCCTTTCTGCATTCGATATGGCTCCAAAAGCAGATTTTTCTGTAAAATATGGAGATCTTCAGCTTTTCCTTCAGAAATTTGATCAGATAAAAGCGACAAACGCAGCAATTAAAACAACAAAAGATTACGGAGCAGGTAAAAACCCGTTCATGGATATCCTGGTTTCAGCGCTGATATGGATTGCGATCCTGGGACTTTTCTACTTCCTTCTTTTCAGAAAGATGGGCGGAGGCGGAGGCCCTGGCGGACAGATCTTCTCAATCGGAAAGTCCAAAGCAAAACTATTTGACGAAAAAGAAAGAATCCAGGTAACATTTAAAGATGTTGCAGGTCTTGAAGGTGCTAAAGAAGAAGTACAGGAAGTAGTAGATTTCCTTAAAAATTCTGAAAAATATACCAAACTGGGAGGTAAAATTCCTAAAGGAGTACTCTTGGTAGGCCCTCCGGGAACCGGTAAAACATTATTGGCAAAAGCCGTTGCAGGTGAAGCTAAAGTGCCGTTCTTCTCCCTTTCAGGTTCAGATTTTGTTGAAATGTTTGTTGGAGTAGGAGCTTCAAGAGTAAGAGACCTTTTTGCTCAGGCGAAAGCTAAATCTCCTGCCATTATCTTTATTGATGAGATTGATGCCATCGGACGTGCAAGAGGAAAAAATAATTTCTCAGGCGGAAACGATGAGAGAGAAAATACACTCAACCAGCTTCTTACAGAAATGGACGGTTTCGGAACAGATGTTAACGTAATTGTGATGGCTGCCACCAACAGAGCTGATATTCTTGATAAAGCCCTGATGAGAGCCGGACGTTTTGACCGTTCGATCTACGTAGACCTTCCAGAGCTGCATGAAAGAAAAGAAATATTTGATGTTCACCTTAAGAAAATCAAACTGGATGAAAATGTAGACAGGGATTTCCTTGCCAAGCAGACTCCGGGATTCAGTGGTGCAGATATTGCCAATGTATGTAACGAAGCCGCGCTTATTGCCGCAAGAAACAGTCATACCTCTGTTACAAAACAGGATTTCCTTGATGCTGTAGACAGAATTATCGGAGGTCTTGAAAAGAAAAATATGGCCATCAAACCTTCTGAAAAAAGAAGAGTAGCTTATCATGAAGCAGGACACGCAACAATTTCATGGTTGGTAGAACACGCATCTCCGCTTTTAAAAGTAACGATTGTTCCGAGAGGACGTTCATTAGGAGCAGCATGGTATCTTCCGGAAGAAAGACAGCTTACCACTACAGAACAGATGCTTGACGAAATGTGCGCTACTTTAGGAGGAAGAGCTGCAGAGCAGGTTATTTTTAACAATATTTCCACAGGTGCGCTTTCCGATCTTGAAACAGTAACGAAAAGAGCCCAGGCAATGGTTACGATCTACGGTTTAAGTCCTAACATCGGAAACATTTCTTACTATGACAGCTCAGGCCAGTCTGAATATTCTTTCGGGAAACCTTATTCTGAAGAAACAGCTACAAAAATTGATGCCGAGATTAAATCAATCATCGAAAATCAATATGACAGAGCCGTAAAAATTCTGGAAGAAAACAAAGATAAACTTGATGCTCTTGCCAACAAGCTTCTGGAAAAAGAAGTAATCTTCCGTGAAGATCTTGAAGACATTTTCGGAAAAAGAGCTTGGGATCCTGAACTTACAGAAAAACCTGTTACAAATACCATCCCGCAAAAGGATATTGAAACACCGGAAGTACCGGAAATTAAAGAGAAAGAACAAGGAAGTGAAATTCAGGCTCCAGAGAGTCCTTCACAGCTTTAA
- a CDS encoding LUD domain-containing protein → MNLFKRIVNKLTNQPEEEEKQSLEKLGDSLKNADLDYKFAQLFTHSGGFFNYCADEAEALQTLNQIIKIEGISNIFCWDKELQSFLNVVKTPFTPEMEHSNDAALITCEYLIAYDGRIMLSHNNILHYHSSRLPGKIIIMANVSQIVNNLNDAMGKIKRNGNIKNLTSISGGQSSLDTSSHTNTKLFLLLLED, encoded by the coding sequence TTGAATTTATTCAAGAGGATTGTAAACAAACTTACCAACCAGCCTGAGGAAGAAGAAAAACAGAGTCTGGAGAAGCTCGGGGATTCGCTGAAAAATGCGGATCTTGATTATAAGTTTGCGCAATTATTTACGCATTCGGGAGGATTCTTCAACTATTGTGCAGATGAAGCGGAAGCTTTACAGACTTTAAACCAGATTATCAAAATAGAAGGGATCAGTAATATTTTTTGCTGGGATAAAGAGCTTCAAAGCTTTTTAAATGTAGTAAAAACACCTTTTACCCCCGAAATGGAACATTCCAATGATGCCGCGCTCATTACCTGCGAATATCTTATTGCATATGACGGCAGGATCATGCTTTCGCACAACAATATTCTGCACTATCATTCTTCAAGGCTTCCCGGGAAAATTATTATTATGGCCAATGTATCACAGATTGTGAACAACCTTAATGATGCGATGGGGAAGATAAAAAGGAACGGAAATATCAAAAACCTTACTTCCATCAGTGGAGGACAGTCGAGTTTGGATACTTCTTCCCATACGAATACAAAACTGTTTTTATTGCTGCTTGAAGATTAA
- a CDS encoding phosphatidate cytidylyltransferase, translating into MDKNLIQRTISGLVYVAVIILCTTPLGAQLINKIHPDLIRQEYLYHGLITLLLLVGTWECIKIMKFGRGYEKWIVLPLVIFIYYVFSKRYFNHDFFFDFRLNEILAISLIVIAVVTLFKYPNELYFDSGKLIFTVIYVALPFSFALGLPKFSGMEGTFSLEVIFLFILIWSSDTFAYLTGKFFGKHKMAPKISPKKTWEGYAGGVVLTLVLSYFIEQYQPELRGNWMVVGFLVAAFAPLGDLVESQLKRNFGVKDSGNIIPGHGGVLDRLDSFLICVPVVYLYFILEKFI; encoded by the coding sequence TTGGACAAAAACCTTATTCAGAGAACCATTTCCGGGCTTGTTTATGTTGCCGTTATCATTCTTTGCACAACACCGCTGGGCGCACAGCTCATCAACAAGATTCATCCGGACCTTATCAGGCAGGAATATCTGTACCACGGACTGATTACTCTTTTACTGCTGGTAGGTACATGGGAATGTATTAAAATCATGAAATTTGGCAGAGGGTATGAGAAATGGATCGTACTTCCGCTGGTTATTTTTATCTACTACGTTTTTTCCAAAAGATATTTCAATCATGATTTCTTTTTCGATTTCAGGCTGAATGAAATACTTGCAATTTCCCTGATTGTTATTGCTGTGGTTACTTTATTCAAATATCCCAACGAATTATATTTCGACAGCGGAAAACTGATTTTTACAGTAATCTATGTTGCCCTTCCTTTCAGTTTTGCTTTAGGTCTGCCTAAATTTTCCGGTATGGAAGGAACATTCTCACTGGAAGTTATATTTTTATTCATTCTGATCTGGAGCAGCGATACCTTTGCTTATCTTACCGGTAAATTTTTCGGAAAGCATAAAATGGCCCCGAAAATCTCTCCAAAGAAAACCTGGGAAGGATATGCAGGAGGAGTGGTCTTAACGTTAGTTTTATCCTACTTTATAGAGCAGTATCAGCCCGAACTTCGCGGGAACTGGATGGTAGTAGGTTTCCTGGTTGCGGCATTTGCTCCGCTTGGGGATCTTGTAGAAAGCCAGCTGAAAAGAAATTTCGGGGTGAAAGACAGCGGAAACATCATTCCGGGGCATGGAGGGGTGCTGGACAGGCTGGACAGTTTTTTAATCTGCGTTCCTGTCGTATATTTGTACTTTATTTTAGAAAAATTTATTTAA
- a CDS encoding phosphatidylserine decarboxylase family protein: MKLHKESKGTIAVATILFIIISVLAIYFLKMWSLLIIMPLLVVYSLVFWFFRVPARDILEHRENVIAPVDGKVVMIKEVEETEFVKGKAIQVSIFMSPLNVHICRYPVSGKVIYKKYHPGKYLVAWHEKSSTENERTTVAVETATNHQVVFRQIAGYVARRIVFYCNEGDQAKAGHEFGFIKFGSRMDVFLPLDTEIICKIGDITKGGLDVIARMKD, translated from the coding sequence ATGAAATTACATAAGGAGTCAAAAGGAACGATTGCCGTAGCAACAATACTGTTTATTATCATAAGCGTGCTGGCTATCTATTTTCTTAAAATGTGGTCGTTACTAATTATTATGCCGTTATTAGTGGTTTACAGCCTGGTATTTTGGTTTTTCAGGGTTCCGGCCCGTGATATACTTGAGCACAGAGAAAATGTAATTGCTCCTGTAGACGGAAAGGTAGTAATGATTAAAGAAGTGGAAGAGACCGAGTTTGTTAAAGGTAAAGCTATCCAGGTTTCTATCTTTATGTCACCGCTTAATGTTCATATCTGCAGATATCCGGTTTCCGGAAAAGTAATCTATAAAAAATATCATCCCGGGAAATATCTTGTGGCATGGCATGAAAAGTCATCTACGGAGAACGAAAGAACTACGGTAGCTGTGGAAACAGCAACAAATCATCAGGTAGTATTCAGGCAGATTGCGGGATATGTGGCCAGAAGAATTGTTTTCTACTGCAATGAGGGAGATCAGGCAAAAGCCGGGCATGAGTTCGGGTTCATTAAATTCGGGTCGAGAATGGATGTGTTTCTGCCCCTGGATACAGAAATTATCTGTAAGATCGGAGATATTACAAAAGGAGGTCTGGATGTAATTGCCAGAATGAAAGATTAA
- a CDS encoding transposase, with translation MNLKDIHIGKLIHERVNELQMPVARIEKFMKCSEEEIEGMYEQISIDTFYLLRWSKLLEYNFFRVYSAHLILYAPPANPPKKTDQKENLPVFRKNIYTEEVKSFILEKIASKEMTVNEVILKYRIPKTTLHTWIKKA, from the coding sequence ATGAATTTAAAAGATATACACATAGGCAAACTTATACATGAAAGGGTTAATGAGCTCCAGATGCCTGTTGCCCGGATCGAAAAATTTATGAAGTGTAGTGAGGAAGAAATTGAGGGTATGTATGAGCAAATCAGTATTGATACCTTTTATTTATTGAGATGGAGCAAATTGCTGGAGTATAATTTCTTCAGGGTATACAGTGCGCATTTGATTCTTTATGCTCCGCCGGCTAATCCTCCAAAAAAAACTGATCAAAAAGAAAACCTGCCTGTTTTCAGAAAAAATATATATACCGAAGAAGTGAAAAGCTTTATACTGGAAAAAATTGCCAGTAAAGAAATGACAGTTAACGAAGTTATTCTGAAATACAGAATACCCAAAACCACTCTTCACACATGGATTAAAAAAGCATAA
- a CDS encoding helix-turn-helix domain-containing protein, with product MGPDYKQIYTDIVEEKFPDKADDLKIIRKLENINSVMDIITLNKLIFGEAGLLIQSESQKLRSYDRKSIFSILEYQKKNRLNNTETANHFRMSRNTISKWKRIFKV from the coding sequence ATGGGACCGGATTATAAACAAATATATACTGATATTGTAGAGGAAAAATTCCCGGATAAAGCTGATGATCTCAAAATTATACGAAAATTAGAGAATATTAACAGCGTAATGGATATAATAACACTGAATAAGCTTATTTTTGGCGAAGCCGGGCTTTTAATACAATCCGAAAGCCAAAAGCTTCGTTCCTATGACCGTAAATCTATTTTCAGTATCCTCGAATATCAGAAAAAAAACAGGCTTAATAATACGGAAACGGCCAATCATTTCAGGATGAGCCGAAACACCATATCAAAGTGGAAACGTATTTTCAAAGTTTAA
- a CDS encoding helix-turn-helix transcriptional regulator, whose amino-acid sequence MINKISKIINGENEMVDNNFDHNYIMLINRYLIFLFLLFLFYSVFIVLFFGDAVSSTFLIFLTFFWFFLIFLKGKISRFKKILKAVIITIFIILTLIVSFFYIYTSRSGGVEYFYFSLLFALPFFFNYEEDYHLILLTVIIIALNFIGCLVLELNFVPRSGYIKEADFKIIRLLNIIFSITTFLIDAFFIYQKDKLINGLIRETEIKDSTIEDLVKVNNELMKQQIISNNLTEDNIADILELADIDSPLFLERFQMYFPDFMPSLLKINSGLISSEIHICALMRLNFDTKKIALCTNSSVRAIESRKYRIRKKLDIPSDININNFILKI is encoded by the coding sequence ATGATAAACAAAATTTCTAAAATAATCAATGGTGAAAATGAAATGGTTGATAATAATTTCGATCATAATTATATAATGCTGATCAACCGCTATCTTATATTTCTCTTTTTACTGTTTTTATTTTACTCCGTATTTATTGTCCTTTTCTTTGGGGACGCAGTGAGTTCTACATTTCTTATTTTTCTTACTTTTTTCTGGTTTTTTTTGATCTTCCTTAAAGGGAAAATCAGCAGATTCAAAAAAATTCTAAAAGCAGTCATCATTACGATTTTTATCATCCTTACACTTATAGTCAGCTTTTTCTATATATACACCTCAAGAAGTGGGGGAGTTGAGTATTTCTATTTTTCACTTCTGTTTGCATTGCCGTTCTTTTTCAATTACGAAGAAGATTATCATCTGATATTGCTTACCGTAATCATTATTGCATTGAACTTTATCGGCTGTTTAGTTCTGGAATTGAATTTTGTGCCAAGAAGCGGCTATATAAAAGAGGCGGATTTTAAAATAATACGTCTCCTGAATATTATTTTTTCCATCACTACATTTTTGATAGATGCATTCTTTATTTACCAGAAAGATAAGCTTATCAATGGTTTAATAAGGGAGACGGAAATTAAAGACTCAACGATTGAGGATTTGGTGAAAGTAAATAATGAACTGATGAAGCAGCAGATTATCAGCAATAACCTGACAGAAGATAATATTGCCGATATTCTGGAGCTGGCAGATATAGATTCACCTCTTTTTCTTGAGAGGTTTCAGATGTATTTTCCGGATTTTATGCCCAGTCTTTTAAAGATCAATTCCGGACTTATCAGTTCCGAAATACATATCTGCGCATTAATGAGACTTAATTTTGATACTAAAAAAATTGCTTTGTGTACCAATAGCAGCGTGAGAGCTATTGAAAGCAGAAAGTACAGAATAAGAAAGAAATTGGATATTCCGTCAGATATTAACATCAATAACTTTATACTCAAGATATAG